The window TACGACTTAAGAGAGCGTAAGGGGTGTCTGCTGAGGGCATCACTCAGTAATTACTGCCATAAAGTATGGGGCATTAAAACCCGTTCAAGATAATTTGCGCTTATGCTTGACATTCTATTCACTACCCGCCCACAGACTCCTCATTACAGATATGTTGTATTGCTAAAGGGGCTGGCTGAAGGAAAGTAGATCGGAGGAGGTTATTTAGTAATTGTTAAATTAAGTGAGAGATGTTGTGTTTCAACATAGTTAAAACAACTTCATGCCTAGTTTTCCCTCGTTCACAGCTAATTATCAAATTTTAGCAATGTTCTGGACCCAAATCTAAAGCACGCATTTATGTCAAATATAAGTTTCTCCCGCATCCAATTGGGGGACACCAGGGTAGGGGTGGTCATCTCTTGTCTAGGGTTTGCTGTGGTGGGAGCCCGCCGTCTTCTATTCAGGAATCAGCGGTTTCAGTCTATCACTGATGTCTGGGTACTAGGAATTATAGACCAGGGGAGTACATGATCGATCTACTTGGGTAATCTTCAATGCGGTTCTTTTCCATTAGATTTCCTGCATGTCCGAATAGATGACTGGCTCTGCAAGAGGCCATCCACTCCCTAATTTCTTCTGAAGTAGTTATTCCGGTTCAGGAATCACAAAAAAGGTTTTAGTTTTATTCAAACCTGATTCTTGTTCCAAAAGCAGACTGCTCACTCAGGGCAATTCTGAATCTAAAAACTTTAAACATCCATATCAAGGTGCCCAGGATCAAGATGGAATCTTTGCGGTTGGTGATTCACAATATGGAACAGGGGGGAGTTCATGGTtgctctagacatcaaggatgcctatctgcATGTTCCCAtttgggagaggaggaggagggtcaTCAGTCCCCTCCTCTGGTTTGCAATTCAGTTGGATCAAAATTCCAGGCACTTCCTTTTGGTCTGGCCATGGCTCCTCAGATCTTCACAAAGATCATGGTGGTCATGACTGTGGTccaaggggattacaatcatcccttacaTGGACAATCTTCTTATAAAGGCCTTGGCGGTACTCCTGTTCCATATCCAAGTAACGACCCAGAGTCCCACAATTGGATCCTCAACTTCAGGACGTCCAAGTTGACTCCGACCCAACGGATGACTTTTTTGGACTTCTATTCTCCCAACAACAGCTGTCAAACAGACCTCTACATTTCTGCATGAGGGTTCTGGGCAGGGTGGTGTCGACTTTCGAGGCGGTCCATTTTGCTCAGTTTCATGTATGAGAATTCCAGCTGGAACTCCTGTTGAAGTGGAACAGATCTCGCCTGAATAAGTCCGGTCAGGTATTCTGTCTTTTTACTTGAGTACGTCAGTCGTTCCTTTGGTGGCTGCAGCAAAACAATTTCTGCTAAGTCGACAATTCTCGATCTGGTAGTGGACCTCGATTGCAACAGATGCAAGCCTTCGGAATTGGTGTGCCGTCTGTCTTCACGCCCAGTTTCAGGGTCTATGGAAGAATACAAACTTCCAATCAATGTATTGGATCTGCGACTAGTGTTCCTCACTCTGATCAGCGTgcaacatttgctgcagggaTAGGTGGTGAAGGTACAGTCGGACAATGCACAGCAGTTGCATACCACAACCACCAGGGCGGTACCAAAAGTCCTTTAGCCATGTGAGTGACGCACAGGATCTTTCAGTGGGCAGAATGTCGCGTTCAGGCTGTCGTGGCAATTTTCATCCCTGGGGTAGAAAATTTGGAAGCTGATTTTCTTAGTAGGCAGACTATGCATCCCGGCAAGTGGTTAGTAAGACAGGTGGGGTCACCCGAAAGTTGACATGATGGTGTTTCAGTTGAACCCCAAAGTCCAGCTCTTCTCCTCCCAGACCAGGCTGTCTCAGTAGATGCCATGTCCATTTCTTGGTGGTTACACTTGGTTTAACTATTCCCACCGGTAGCCATGCTTCCCAGGGTCTTTGAACTAAGGGTTGTATATGAGTGAGTGGTGCAAACCTTGCTTCGTGCTCACAAACCGGGTTCaactaaaatgtaaaattgtgtctggaggacatatattgccTGGGATATCCTACCTCCTTTTTTCGATTGTCCACGTCGCTTATGTTCTTGTAGGATGGTCTGGATGCTGGTTTGCGCTTTAGTTCACTGAAGGGTCAGGTGTCTGTTCTTTtggtcttctttcaaagaagactTTCTATAATGCTTGTTGttcaaactttcattcagggGGTACTACATGTACAGCCTCTGTATGTTCCTCCAGTAACACATTGGGATTTAATCTTTGTGTTAAATGCTTTACAGCATTCCCCGTTGAACCCTTGCACACATTGGATTTAAAATTTTTGACTTGGAAAAAGTTTGCAGCATGCAAGTCTCCTCttatttttcatgaggatagggcagttctctGACTAAGCCTTCATtcctccctaaggtggtctcaaGATTCCACATAAATCAGGTCATGGTATCCCTGCCCTGACCAAATGTCAGTTTTCCGAGGACAAAGTTTCTCTTTCGTTAAATAGATGTAGTCCATGCTTTGGGTACGTGTTTCCATAGGACTCTTGATGTAGCAAGACAGAAGATCTTTTCGACCTCTATGATGCCCACAAGAGGCTGGCAAGCCTCTAAGGTGTCTCTTGCTAGGTGATTTATTGCTGTAATCCATCAGGCTTATAATGGGGGTTGGACAAGCCTGTTCCTGATAATCTTCAGGCTCCCTCCACAAGGTCGGTGAGTGGCTTCCTGGGCGGCACAGCATAGTGCCTCGTCCGAACATCTGTGTTGGGCAGCTACCTTGTCCTCCATTCACATGATTACTTGGTTTTACAGGTTTCATTTGTTTGCATCAGGGGATGCAatttttgggagaaaggtgcttctcaacgtttttttctgtgcattcccaCCCATAATTGCGTCTTTGTGATGCCCCCAATGACCCCGGTGTCACCCAATTGGATgtgggaaaaaaatacaattttcataCTTGCGTAAGGTCCGtgtctcttagtccattggggggcATCGGGCACCCAACCTTGACGCTCtagtttctcttttttgtttgacatgtttttttttttttttttttttatctatttctgttgggttttttctctctcttgtcttATTTTCTGTGTTGCTTGGTTAACCATAAACTGACGTTTAAACAGGAAGGGGGGGTATTGAAGGGGaggagttagggttaggcatGTTGCACTTTAAGAAAGTTGTTAGCTATCTCACTACACTTTTCCCCAATGTCCCCAGTGTCCTCCACTTGATTGGGAGAAACAGATTTTTTGTAAGTTTAaaaatccttttatttttttatttttaatttttttgcctcTGTCCACATTTTGAGCATGAGCGATCTACAGCCACCACAACCATGTACCGGCTATATGTGTGCGCGGCTGCTGGGAGTATGCACATAGATTATTAAAGTGAGCAAAGCAATGTGTCCATCTCGGGAGATGGATATAATTCTATCCATTGTGTTattctattaatttttttttcttttcgtgTTCCGTTTTGTCGTGTAGAAAAGTATAAGTAAGTGAGATTTCTCTGTGTGGTGGAGGGCTGTTAGATAATAGGGAATCAAGTGGGTTGCACCAGTTGACTTGCGATTAGTGCTTTTGAGACTAACCAGCATAGTGTTGGGCCTGCAGGTACACCAGGCCAAAGGTTCTAATACTATTTCTCCTGCGCTTGTTGAAATGTTAAGGGTTTCTTGGTTATTTTGTCTAAGAATTGTGCAATGTACTCAAGCCCAACTCTTTACCATGCCTATTAGGAGGTTGGGAATTTTCTGCAGGGTGGCTTAACTGATTAAAGCCGAGTTACTTAATGGCTCAGATTTCTGCATTGTGTTTTCTTGTAGAAGAGGTTAGCTCATCTAAGTTCCATTTAAATCGGGACATTGTGATTCCGGCATTGAGAAAAATCTTTTCCCTCGTATGTAAGGGCATTGAAAATCTATGTAAACACATAGGTTTAGGTTTCTGGTCCTCTGTGATGCTACTAAAAGAAGTTGTCCCACTTCAAAACAGACTATACCTAAATCGATGACTCCTGTGATTCGGCATGTTTATTTTGGCGTGGAGAATGTGAAGGCACATTCTATAAATCAGTGAGTACTTTGTGGGTGGTGCAACATAGAGCTTAAGCTATGCAGCTGTGTTGGGCAGCCACATGGTCCTCGATGCACGCTTTTACATAAtcttatttcattatattattagatGCTGTGATCACAATAGACTTAAGttcttttttctatatttttaaaagGAATATTATTTGTTCTTCAAATGCAAATTAAAGGTAGGCCTGATTCCTCTATGCATTATAAGAAGCATAAATGAGGTTGAAACAAACAgtatagatggaaaaatattttaaatagagaAGGGTTAAGCCACGTGACAATAGGCCGTGTTTGTTTGTGTCGTTTTCGCTTGTGCTTTTGAGTTCCACTTTAAAAACTGCAATAATCCTATTCTATTTGCATCTGAGGTGTACAAACATGCCTATTGAAGTCATGCACTTGCATATGATACACACTGTGCTGAATAAGTAATTTCTTATTGAAATGTCTTCAATTCCACTGTGGTAGAAATTTTTCCTTCTATTAACTAAGATGTATTTCCTACATGCTGAACATTAGGCAATAATGTTTCTTGTATTTCATATTTCCACAGGAAAACCAAAAGATGTTGTGTTGAAAAAACTGGAATATGTATATGCAAAGCAGAAAGCTGTTGAAGCAGAGAGGAAGAAACTGAACTTGGAGGAGGACTGTACTGTCcttaaggcagctcctcctcctcctccaatgaGAGACCTTTTTCAATCCTTGAGAGTGGAGGAGGAAGCTAAGGAAACTTTAAGTAGCGACACTAAGAAGCCAATCATCCTGGCAAGAAAACCTGTGTTACTTTCAATGGAGAGTAAGTCAGGATTAACCTTCATGTGTAGAAATGTTTTCAGAAGCACATTAGACTTAAATGGCTGGAGAGTGAATTGTGAGGCTCACTTACAAAATGTACTGAAATTAGCACCTTATTGCACTGACTTTGACAAAGCATCCAATATTAATTGAATACTAGtagactgcagaattacacaaaAAAATGGAACTACACACAATCAGAGGTCAAACTGCAGGGAATGCTAAATTGTGTTACATAAGCACATGAGGAGAATTGCCTTTATAGTTTCTCCAACTAAACATAATCTGTTCTACAAAGGAGTAACTTCCTATCAGGTTTCCCTGTGGCATACAAATTTACTAGTACACAAAGATACACAGAGTGCATTAACACAGACACTAAAACAGATACACACTGTATTAACAATATGAAAACCTTACACACAAATCAACCCGTTTAGGACTCAAAGCAGTAGCCCTAGCCACTAAATCCTGATCCTCATACTATAGCCCCCTCTTCCCAATCTGTGCTAGATTAAACCCCATCTGACTTGATTTCTTTCACAGACCAGGTATGTGTGAACACATCATTAATCAAAGGCTGTCCATAGATATTCGTTAGTGATTCATATCCTATCTTTAATAACGGTTTCATGCATACTTATTGAGGCTTTGTTGTTTTTAGGGAAGAATCTGTTCTTGGCTAGCATTAGGCACACACAGTTCGTTCTGGGGCGTGCTCCCTATCTGAGATAACTATTAAACTTGCATCAACAAACCTTTGTATCATACTTATATCTGAACACCCCTCATACTTATACTGAACACCCCTCAACAAGccgtaaaaaaaaatacaacggTCATGCTTTATCACTACACTCTTGAAAGATGTCCATGATGGCCCTGGTGTATTTAGAGCAATGCAAAATTGTAACATTTCATTCTGTTAAGTCATTAAATcttaaaaagtaaaacattttgtcCTGCAGCAAAGCAACAACAGCCTGATGTTTCTATAGGCACTTCCAGTTTACTAATGGCAACTACAGGACAAGTGACTCTGAAGGAAGCCGGAGTCACAGGACAAGTTACTGGTATTCCCCCTACACTTGTACATGCTGATTTGAGTCCTGCACAAATGCAATCAGGTAATGTACTTTTCTAAGTTGTTATTTAAATTTGTCTTGTCCCTAATATGTCAAAATTGATCATTCCCCTACTGCAACAATTACAATTTCTGGGAGCCAGtttcacattttaacaaaccTAGATCCCACTAAACCATGTGTTTTCATCATGTGTCCACTAGTTATATATATAAAGCCTTTGAATCTGCTCGTTGTACTGCCTTTAAAGGAAATCGTAATCCTAAGTTTTGTATTTTCCTTTTTGTATTTGTCTACTTGTATTGTTTCTATTTTCATTGCTGTAGTCTGTGCAATAATCCTCTCGCAATACAGTTGTTTAGTGACAGTGACTATATGTGACCTCATAGGGTGCAGGGTATGATGTTTTTTGGGCATGGAAAGGCCCAGAAAGTATTGAAATATGATATGAGAGCTGCCAAAGAGTTAACAGTCCCAACCCCTGAGTACACAGAGGGATAACCTGAACTATGTCTAGTATATACATTCTTCTCTGCTAGGACCAGAAAGCAAATAATACTTTTTAGGTTATCTTTTTAACTgaatattttctctttcatcctatggGGACACTTGAACACTGGGGCAGAAAAATCAGTGCTGCAGTTAGGGCATTTTAAATTTGGATCTAATATTCTAAATTCCTCCAACACTATGCCCTCTCTGGGATCTTCAGTTTATTCAAAGTGTCCACAATTTTCTATGGTTGCCAATGGCAGCtggaattgttttttgtttttttttgtaaggaTTTTACTGAAGCATCATCCGTGTGATATTATAATCAAAATCTCAGTTGAACCACAAGGTTAAGATATTCTGCTCAAAGAGAAGTGATCCAAATGCTTTGTTTGTAAATGACATGTTTGTCCCTTGGAGCATTAATCTGATTTACCGCTTCACTCTGGTAGCCATGCTTCCACAAGTCCTAAAGATGGTGAAAAGAGCAGGCATTCAGCTGATTCTAGTAGAACCGGAATGGCCAATAAGGTCATAGTACACAGACATTTTCAACATGGCAGAGGGCCCATTGAGGTGTCTGCCTCCAAGATGAGACCTGTTAAGTCCCATTCCTTTTTATCAACAAAGATTTACCACGAATAGCTTTGATGAcatgttgaagccatgatccttaGGGCTATGGGTTTCTCCGACAGTGTGGTTCAGACCCCTTAATACTAGAAATCCAGTTTCAGCCAATAAATATCATAGGGTGTGGAAGACTTTAATCTCCTGGTGTGAAAGGAAGGGGTTTCTCTTATTTTCAGTTTGCCCATCTACTACTGTTCTTGCCAGAGTGCCTGCATGGTGGATTGAGACTTAGCTCCCTGAAGGTTTAGGTTATATCCTTCTGTTTCCTTTCTAATAAAACACATATGGTGAAGACTTTCATACAGGCAAGGTTGTGTGTGGAGACTCTGTATAGTCCCCACCACACCTCCCCAATAGCTCCTTGGGATCTTGGTGTTGACAACCTTTAGAACATCCTCTTTTCAACCTTTGGATTTGGTGGTAATAAAGTTCCTTACCTGAAAGACAATTTTGCTTTTATCTCCACAGCTAGGAGAGTTTTGGTgctgggagctctgtcttgtagGTCTTCATATCACATCTTTAATGAAGATAGGGCTGTTCTTTGGGCTAAAAACCTTCTTTTCAACCAAAAGTGGTCTCCCAAGTTCCACGTAAAATTGTGTTTCCAGCCTTTGTCTGTTGTAGATCCTATGTTCATAAGACCCAACAGGACAGATGACGTTTTGGTAGTCTATGATGCTCACAAGAGAGTTTGGCTGGCATCTAAGCAGACCATTGTTAGGTGGATTACTTCAGTAATTAGCCAGTCATACATTGAAGAAGGACAGCTTATTCCTGAAAATGTAACAGTACATTCTACCATACTGGTGAGTGCTTCCAGGCACGGGGCTTTGGCTGAGCAGCTGTGCTGGACATTGTCTTCGGTTCACACATTTACCAAGTTTTACAAATTCAACATTTTTGTGTCCAAGATTGGGGCGGAAGGTGTTGCACACCGCAACTTCTAAGGTTTCTATCCTGTAGGATCTGCTTTCAAATGTCCCCAGTGTTCTAGTGTCCCCCATAGgttgaaaaagaaaaaggtattTTTATGCTTACCCACCCTTTAAGCTCTTGTTCTCCTTTAAAGTTATAGTTGGGTCATTCCatatcaaatcaacacagggtttcagATTGTTatgaaaatatatagaaataaaaatagaatataatttTTTGAGATAAGTGTATATATAGAAAACTGATCTGATAAAATACAATGAATGAATACCTCAATCAAATTTGCATCTGATGATTCACAGAATTAAGGCAGAATTAAGTAAAAGTAGAATggttctctttaaaaaaaaaaaagaataataataaattattaccaCTATCTGAATATAAAATGATTAACATACagccaaaaatgaaaaaatgttggAAATAATTTACAACAAAGTCTAAAAAAACTGAACTAATAAGCGACTCAAAAGCTGTAAATGCTTGTTCACTCAATAATGCACCCCAAACACACCTGCAGAGGAACATGCATTGCTCTAATGAAGTGAATtggaaaaatgttgttttgttttgtttttctcagaTGTCTAGTGCcagtataaatacaattttcatgaatcactcaaaAATGAAATCTCTTGTAGCATAtatgttttctttacacccatggcagcatttattataccaaatttaatttaatgtatggaagactatttttctaaaattgtgttgatttgatgtggaatgacccagttAAGCCTTgttcttttcctttcttttaaTTCCTTCTTTTATTCTATCCATTgggactttgtaaaaaaaaaaaaaacttactgaAGATCCCAATGGGCTACAGTGGTATAAAGGGGGATTAGTTCAGTCCTTTAGAACTACATTTTAAGTGCTTAAACTCCAGTGCTGAGCCACTATACCCCGATGTTCCAGTATCCCCTTAAATGATTTAATGCACTATCCAGCAGAAAGGTAGAATATCCTATTTTCTGATGAACTACGTGTTCCAAGTAACAGCAATCTCTCGAATTTTCTACTGTACCCAGAAATCtgtgtatctttttttatttttttttattttatttattataaaggaTCAAAATGTTTGCTTTGCATAATTCCCATTGATTTGATTTATTTTGATTGGTTCATTCTTGCATTAATTGTGGGGGCACATACACAGTGTTATCGCAGAATGTGAGACCAGCCTTATACTGAGATATATATTAGAGCTGAGATGAACAATCTGCGGCTAGCTGTTCACTTTCAGAAGCTACTGGGACTTGCAGTTACCAGTAGCTGTTGACCATGCTTGTAACTGTTACTGTTATCTGATCTTATCTGGTTATGCATTATCCTTCCACAAGAATGGTagtaatgaaaaaaaacagcagAGTACCTCATAATGTAATGCCAGGGTTTTCGTTTCAGAGACCAATGTCCCTTGTTTCCTACAAATAACTTGTGTGTCTGTCCAGAcaaatccagttcctgtttgttgAAATTGGCACTCGGGAATTCATCTACCTGAATTTATCTGCATTGACATTATTACAGAGTGTGCATCAAATCTTAAATCAGGAGCATTTTATTCTCCTTCAGcaacttctcttcttttttcccaCTTTTGTTTAAAACTATAATAAATCtaatttaatgatttttttagGAATGTCTTCTGTAGTGATTCAGCTTCCTGGTACAATATTCAAAGGTATTATTGGTAATAGTCCTGTGCCCATCACTTTATCTTCTGTTCCTGGCACTTTTTCTGCAGTGGCACAATCACCCCATGAGTCAGGTACGTGTGCATTTGACATAAATATTTGCCATTGAAGCTTTACAGTTTAATCAGAGAATTATTCAGAAGTTGATTACCATATTTCCTTGAAAGTCGTTATTACCACACCAGAAGTCACTAAGACTGATCTTCAAAAGTGTCAAAGTTAAGTACTAATGCAGTTTTGTGGTTGTGCAGTGAAATTCACTTGGCTTTTGATCAAATTGAAAGTCAGTGCAGGACTCTATTTTAAGTGGTTTGTAATTGAGCTTTACTGACTTGGGTCTATACATAAACTGCCCTATTATTAGCAATGGGTTTTCTTCCACCTCTGTTTATATGTCAAATATAACAACAAAAAGAACCATATCAAGTGGAGGCAGGTAAAGCTTCTGGAGACATATATTTGGCACACTGCTAGTAATGGAGGAATGTGCTGCCATCTGCAAATTAACACACTCCAGCAGTTCTTCCTGCTTCTATGCAGCTGCCCATTAAAGTGGCATTCAGGTACAACTGTTTAATGAAGATTGCAGTTGTACGAGGGGACATGCCTCCACTGAACTAATAGTCTTAGGGAATGTTAGAACTTGTTCAAATGTCTATTACCACTAACTCAGGTAAATATTACATCAGTGAACACATATTTGAATGGATTTCTGTAAAGTCATGATTTACTGTTTCATAGCTCTGGCATAATTATGTATGTATTCAATCTCATGTCTTTTTTTGTAGAAAAAGATGACCTGTCCATGATGCCAAAGATTGTGAATGTCACATCTTTAGCCAATGAAGCGTATTCAGACTTGGGCAGGGAATTGGGAATCGGCACCCCTGTGACTGAGAAGGGCAGCAAGAGAGATGAACACACTCCTTTAACAGAGATTGCTTCGAGAGATACTGTTCAAGCAATTAGCGAAATAATTGCTGTGTCAAGTGTACCACCTAGGTCTATTCTCATGAACAATGTTGAAGAAAGTTTTCCTGATTTGGAAACACAGAGTCCAGGCGCCAATCTTGTCGAGCATCTCCCACTGAGTGACTTCAGCGACAGCAATAATGAGAGATCCTCAAAAAGTGATAACATCAGTATGGATGATTCTTCCCTTGGCAAACTGTCCGGACATGTCAAAGATTCTAGACTTGAGCTGGAACTCACAAAATTATCCTCTGCCATTGATGATGCAGGGTTAGATCCAAGTGAGTTATCTGATGTAATTGGTGATCAGGAAGACACAGATGAAACACTCACATCTCTTCTCAATGAAATTGCTTTACTCAATCAACATTTAATCAATGACACTGATGATTTGGACTCAGGTTCTGACTTTCCAGGATCAGACACAGCTTCCCGCTGTAGTGTGGGCAAATTTACAGATGGGGAGTCTTCTCCTTTCTCGTTTGGAAGATTCAAGGAATTATCTGAAACAAAAGAGAAGAACATTTCTCTCAGCCCTCTATTCCTGCAGTTAGAAGAGGGAGAAATTCAGGAAAGTATCAGGCATAATCAGGATGGCGGTATTTTTGAGACGGATGCTACAAAAGAACCATTGATTAATGTGGCAGAGAAACAATGTGGGGGCCAGAAGCCTCCTGTTACGGTGTCACATTGTCATAAGACTGAAACAACA is drawn from Mixophyes fleayi isolate aMixFle1 unplaced genomic scaffold, aMixFle1.hap1 Scaffold_78, whole genome shotgun sequence and contains these coding sequences:
- the LOC142135576 gene encoding MAX gene-associated protein-like; protein product: MAPQIFTKIMVVMTVVQGDYNHPLHGQSSYKGLGGTPVPYPRKPKDVVLKKLEYVYAKQKAVEAERKKLNLEEDCTVLKAAPPPPPMRDLFQSLRVEEEAKETLSSDTKKPIILARKPVLLSMETKQQQPDVSIGTSSLLMATTGQVTLKEAGVTGQVTGIPPTLVHADLSPAQMQSGMSSVVIQLPGTIFKGIIGNSPVPITLSSVPGTFSAVAQSPHESEKDDLSMMPKIVNVTSLANEAYSDLGRELGIGTPVTEKGSKRDEHTPLTEIASRDTVQAISEIIAVSSVPPRSILMNNVEESFPDLETQSPGANLVEHLPLSDFSDSNNERSSKSDNISMDDSSLGKLSGHVKDSRLELELTKLSSAIDDAGLDPSELSDVIGDQEDTDETLTSLLNEIALLNQHLINDTDDLDSGSDFPGSDTASRCSVGKFTDGESSPFSFGRFKELSETKEKNISLSPLFLQLEEGEIQESIRHNQDGGIFETDATKEPLINVAEKQCGGQKPPVTVSHCHKTETTVTSGSDVLWKPMPKLAPLGLKSPTLTSDQKILGSLSMPTLASVAIRLNSPKTMD